Proteins encoded within one genomic window of Eurosta solidaginis isolate ZX-2024a chromosome 1, ASM4086904v1, whole genome shotgun sequence:
- the LOC137243869 gene encoding uncharacterized protein produces the protein MAHRAYVQKHICWLPKLSLILGLTLVFGRNGTEGIQSFIRPIDCGPPNVFPDLCVHGNFTINFNPEYCAPRTLCYKGLGEACQLYGEANDCKPGLYCSCDHCSHQLSLCSNLPKLSTWAEFVKRLQPNLPEYIF, from the exons atggCTCATCGTGCCTACGTACAAAAACACATCTGTTGGCTACCCAAGCTCAGCTTAATATTAGGCCTGACGTTAGTTTTTGGACGCAACGGCACCGAAGGAAT TCAATCGTTTATACGCCCTATTGATTGTGGACCACCAAATGTATTTCCTGATCTTTGTGTTCATG GCAACTTTACCATCAACTTCAACCCTGAATACTGCGCTCCACGCACCCTCTGTTACAAGGGTCTCGGCGAGGCTTGTCAGTTGTATGGTGAGGCGAACGATTGTAAGCCGGGTTTGTATTGTAGCTGTGATCATTGTAGTCATCAATTGAGTCTCTGCAGTAATTTACCAAAACTTTCGACGTGGGCAGAGTTTGTAAAACGCCTACAGCCTAATCTTCCGGAATATATCTTCTAA